The genomic DNA CCGCGCCGGTGGCCGAGACGCTTCTTCCGGAGGCCGTCACTCCCGGGGTGGAAGCCTCGCCGGTGGTCGAGGTGGCGCCGGTGGTCGAGGTGACACCGGAAGTGGCTCGGGTCCCGCCTCCCGTGCCCATCGTGGAGGCCCCTCCGGCTCCCGTGGCTTCGGTGACCGCGGCCCTGGCGGCCGCCGCCAAGCCCCTGATTCATGCCCGGCCCACCGCACCGGTGGGACGCCATGGCGCCGTTCCGCCGCCTCTGCCCACGCGCAAGGTGGTCCGCCCCCCCGCGGGGCGGCCCGAGGGGGAGCGGCCGCGGACGGTCTCGCGGACGCTCTCGGGGCAGCAGCTGGGCGAGGCCCCCGTGCTGGCCCAGGCGTCCGCCATCGCCACCGCGGAGTCGGCGCTCGCCCAGGTGGCGATGAAGGTGCGCGACTCGCGCACGCGCCTCAAGACGATTGTCGATGTGCCCGCCGATGCCGAGTTCAACGGAGAGCTGCTGCGCAAGGTGCGCGAGGGCCGCAGCGTGTCGTTGCAGCTGCTCGCCGAGCGCACCCGCATCTCGGTCCGTCACGTGGAGAACATCGAGGCGGATCGCTATGACGTCCTGCCCGCGAGCGTCTACCTGCGCGGCATCTTGATGAGCATCGCGCGCGAGCTCGGGTTGGATCCGCTCCGCGTGTCTCGCAGCTACATGGAGCTGGTTTCCTCGGTGGCCAAGAAACGGCGCTGAAACGAGCGGTCGGGTCCAGGGCCCGTCCTCACCGTCAACGATATTGACACCCCCCGAGGGGGTGCCTAGAAAGTGCGGAAATGACGGAAGAAGAAAAGATCAAGGCCATGCGACTGGCCCGCGCGATTGCT from Melittangium boletus DSM 14713 includes the following:
- a CDS encoding helix-turn-helix domain-containing protein; translated protein: MNHFEQQSYYDLLEVPVSATQEEILGAYERALETYSPDSIAVYTLVDPGQIDALRQRLTQARDVLCALEQRLEYDRTLGVTRSPEEWARLQAESLRRAAGGAVVAEEAPGSGPEVTQEEAPTEVLPQDLLEVVETVPVLATPAVEAAPVAETLLPEAVTPGVEASPVVEVAPVVEVTPEVARVPPPVPIVEAPPAPVASVTAALAAAAKPLIHARPTAPVGRHGAVPPPLPTRKVVRPPAGRPEGERPRTVSRTLSGQQLGEAPVLAQASAIATAESALAQVAMKVRDSRTRLKTIVDVPADAEFNGELLRKVREGRSVSLQLLAERTRISVRHVENIEADRYDVLPASVYLRGILMSIARELGLDPLRVSRSYMELVSSVAKKRR